The proteins below come from a single Longimicrobium sp. genomic window:
- the bamD gene encoding outer membrane protein assembly factor BamD: MRPKLLTRCAPLALVLALSTAGCSLFRSPPPLTPETAYQRGMAAYEARRFGRAAELLQTWVDASAGDPRLPEGLYALGRARMETDEHLMAATTFLRIVTEYPATPRQEDARFGVCEAYRTLSPKTALDQENTETALLYCGSYVEYYGQTARSDRVRLWVAELRDKLARKSFDAGMWYFRRGAFDASVIYFQRAATEYPDTPTAPQALLQMALAYDRVGYKEEAQETRARLRQSYPQSPEARTLPPA; this comes from the coding sequence ATGAGACCCAAGCTACTTACACGCTGCGCGCCGCTGGCCCTGGTCCTGGCGCTTTCCACCGCGGGATGCTCGCTGTTCCGCTCCCCGCCCCCGCTCACTCCCGAGACCGCGTACCAGCGCGGGATGGCCGCGTACGAGGCACGCCGCTTCGGCCGCGCCGCGGAGCTGCTGCAGACGTGGGTGGACGCCTCGGCCGGCGACCCGCGCCTCCCCGAAGGGCTGTACGCCCTGGGACGCGCGCGCATGGAGACGGACGAGCACCTGATGGCGGCCACCACCTTTCTGCGCATCGTGACGGAGTACCCCGCCACCCCGCGCCAGGAAGACGCGCGCTTCGGCGTGTGCGAGGCGTACCGCACCCTGTCGCCGAAGACGGCGCTGGACCAGGAGAACACCGAGACGGCGCTGCTGTACTGCGGCTCGTACGTGGAGTACTACGGGCAGACCGCCCGCTCGGACCGGGTGCGCCTCTGGGTGGCGGAGCTGCGCGACAAGCTGGCCCGCAAGTCGTTCGACGCCGGGATGTGGTACTTCCGCCGCGGCGCCTTCGACGCATCGGTGATCTACTTTCAGCGCGCGGCCACCGAGTACCCGGACACGCCTACCGCACCGCAGGCGCTGCTGCAGATGGCGCTGGCGTACGACCGCGTGGGGTACAAGGAAGAGGCGCAGGAGACCCGCGCCCGGCTGCGGCAGAGCTATCCGCAGAGCCCCGAAGCGCGCACCCTTCCGCCGGCGTAG
- the nadD gene encoding nicotinate-nucleotide adenylyltransferase has translation MRIGVFGGTFDPPHLGHLVVASDACEALGLGRVLWIPSAVPPHKLASVQASAEARLEMVRAAVEGDPRFEADDVELRRAGPSYTVDTLRELAARHPGDELVLLIGADNLREIPGWREPGEILRLARVAVLSRDGAGVPPDAPIPATYVAVTRVDVSATEVRRRAAAGETIRYLVPDAVRALVERRGLYRELPR, from the coding sequence ATGCGCATTGGGGTCTTCGGCGGGACCTTTGACCCGCCGCACCTGGGGCACCTCGTGGTCGCCTCCGATGCGTGCGAGGCGCTGGGGCTTGGCCGCGTCCTCTGGATCCCCTCGGCCGTGCCGCCGCACAAGCTGGCCAGCGTGCAGGCCTCCGCCGAGGCGCGGCTGGAGATGGTGAGGGCCGCCGTCGAGGGCGACCCCCGCTTCGAGGCCGACGACGTGGAGCTGCGCCGCGCCGGGCCGTCGTACACGGTGGACACGCTGCGCGAGCTCGCGGCTCGCCACCCCGGCGACGAGCTGGTGCTGCTGATCGGCGCGGACAACCTGCGCGAGATCCCCGGGTGGAGGGAGCCGGGCGAGATCCTGCGGCTGGCCCGCGTGGCCGTCCTCTCCAGGGACGGCGCGGGAGTGCCGCCGGACGCGCCCATCCCCGCCACTTACGTGGCGGTTACGCGTGTGGACGTGTCGGCAACCGAAGTGCGCCGGCGCGCCGCGGCCGGAGAAACGATTCGATATCTGGTTCCCGATGCGGTCCGCGCGCTGGTCGAGCGCCGCGGGTTGTACCGGGAGCTTCCCCGTTAG
- the secA gene encoding preprotein translocase subunit SecA, with amino-acid sequence MLKTIVQALFGTRHQRELKRLAPIIEQINEEFERLQGLSDEELRGQTERFRAQIREAVAEVEAELAELREEKRATLAAAEREGIAQRIGEAEERRKEALEGVLDEILPEAFATVKAAAARLVGTEVLVTGQPITWDMVHYDVQLIGGITLHQGKVAEMATGEGKTLVATLPLYLNALTGRGAHLVTVNSYLAQRDAEWMGHLYGFLGLTVGCIDLHEPNTPERRAAYHADITYGTNNEFGFDYLRDNMVHSLDQRVQRHHAYAIVDEVDSVLIDEARTPLIISGPVGNETNAAYARYNPSVADLYRRQNRLVNDFIAQAEQNIAAGDTYGAGEKLFLARRGAPKNKRLQKMLADDPGLVKIIGKVERDYMMEKRVHELEENLLFSMDEKGHNVHLTDQGLDVLAPNEHDAFIVPDISEEVHRVELEEGLSVDERRARVDELEREYAEKSEKIHVIHQLLKAYALFNKDEQYVIQDGQVMIVDEFTGRMMAGRRWSDGLHQAVEAKEGVSVKAETQTLATITIQNYFRMYDKLCGMTGTAETEEGEFHQIYGLDVMVIPTNRPIVRDDRHDLVYKTKREKLNAIVEEVRRLHALEIPVLVGTVSVDTSETLSRMLKRGGVPHEVLNAKYHQREAEIVSLAGQPGAVTIATNMAGRGTDIKLGKGVTEPRQATDAEGKPVTEMGGLHIIGSERHESRRIDRQLRGRAGRQGDPGASQFFLSLEDDLMRLFGSDRIASIMDRMGAEEGEVITHPWITNSIGGAQKRVEMQNFEARKRLLDYDDVMNQQREVIYDLRTFALEGGDELRAEVWDMVEHALPVVLDEYASGDPEQWELHALRQRFLLDFGMSPDRLPAEEGAGHDFRGREELNEYVMDAARAAFEEKLERFGEATDAVLRFVVLSTIDEKWKDHLYDLDHLKASIGFRGWGQKDPLVEYKKEAFDMFEDLMKDLYGSVSRFTFRAQLAPAMEEPPMGFFGFPQGTEEELMEDAGMAPPPPAPEPAPAPPPRRAPLLGVNPYAQLAPESSELRTNREEAGAVRPTPATSTVGRNEPCPCGSGKKYKNCHGRNG; translated from the coding sequence ATGTTGAAGACCATCGTCCAGGCCCTGTTCGGCACCCGCCACCAGCGCGAGCTGAAGCGGCTGGCCCCCATCATCGAGCAGATCAACGAGGAGTTCGAGCGGCTGCAGGGCCTTTCGGACGAGGAGCTGCGCGGGCAGACCGAGCGCTTCCGCGCCCAGATCCGCGAAGCCGTCGCCGAGGTGGAGGCCGAGCTGGCGGAGCTGCGCGAGGAGAAGCGCGCGACCCTCGCCGCCGCCGAACGCGAGGGGATCGCCCAGCGCATCGGCGAGGCGGAGGAGCGGCGCAAGGAGGCGCTGGAAGGCGTCCTCGACGAGATCCTCCCCGAGGCGTTCGCCACCGTCAAGGCCGCGGCCGCGCGGCTGGTGGGCACCGAGGTGCTGGTGACCGGGCAGCCGATCACCTGGGACATGGTGCACTACGACGTGCAGCTCATCGGCGGCATCACGCTGCACCAGGGCAAGGTGGCGGAGATGGCCACCGGCGAAGGGAAGACCCTCGTAGCCACCCTCCCCCTGTACCTCAACGCGCTCACCGGCCGCGGCGCGCACCTGGTTACGGTCAACTCGTACCTGGCGCAGCGCGACGCGGAGTGGATGGGGCACCTGTACGGCTTCCTGGGCCTCACGGTGGGGTGCATCGACCTCCATGAGCCCAACACCCCCGAGCGCCGCGCCGCGTACCACGCCGACATCACGTACGGCACCAACAACGAGTTCGGCTTCGACTACCTGCGCGACAACATGGTGCACTCGCTGGACCAGCGGGTGCAGCGCCACCACGCGTACGCCATCGTCGACGAGGTGGACTCGGTGCTCATCGACGAGGCGCGCACCCCGCTGATCATCTCGGGCCCCGTGGGGAACGAGACGAACGCGGCGTATGCGCGCTACAACCCGTCGGTGGCCGACCTGTACCGCCGCCAGAACCGCCTGGTCAACGACTTCATCGCCCAGGCCGAGCAGAACATCGCGGCCGGCGACACGTACGGGGCGGGGGAGAAGCTCTTCCTGGCCCGGCGCGGCGCGCCCAAGAACAAGCGCCTCCAGAAGATGCTGGCCGACGACCCCGGGCTGGTGAAGATCATCGGCAAGGTGGAGCGCGACTACATGATGGAGAAGCGCGTCCACGAGCTGGAGGAGAACCTCCTCTTCTCCATGGACGAGAAGGGGCACAACGTGCACCTGACCGACCAGGGGCTCGACGTGCTGGCGCCCAACGAGCACGACGCCTTCATCGTTCCCGACATCTCCGAGGAGGTGCACCGGGTGGAGCTGGAGGAAGGGCTGAGCGTGGACGAGCGCCGTGCCCGCGTGGACGAGCTGGAGCGCGAGTACGCGGAGAAGAGCGAGAAGATCCACGTCATCCATCAGCTCCTCAAGGCGTACGCCCTCTTCAACAAGGACGAGCAGTACGTCATCCAGGACGGGCAGGTGATGATCGTGGACGAGTTCACCGGCCGCATGATGGCGGGCCGGCGCTGGTCAGACGGGCTGCACCAGGCGGTGGAGGCCAAGGAGGGCGTGTCGGTGAAGGCCGAGACGCAGACGCTGGCCACCATCACCATCCAGAACTACTTCCGCATGTACGACAAGCTCTGCGGAATGACGGGCACCGCGGAGACCGAGGAAGGGGAGTTCCACCAGATCTACGGGCTGGACGTGATGGTGATCCCCACCAACCGTCCCATCGTGCGCGACGACCGCCACGACCTGGTCTACAAGACCAAGCGCGAGAAGCTGAACGCCATCGTGGAGGAGGTTCGCCGCCTGCACGCCCTGGAGATCCCGGTGCTGGTGGGCACGGTGAGCGTGGACACCAGCGAGACGCTGTCGCGCATGCTGAAGCGGGGCGGGGTACCGCACGAGGTGCTGAACGCCAAGTACCACCAGCGCGAGGCCGAGATCGTGTCGCTGGCGGGGCAGCCGGGCGCCGTCACCATCGCCACGAACATGGCCGGGCGCGGCACCGACATCAAGCTCGGCAAGGGCGTCACCGAGCCGCGCCAGGCGACGGACGCGGAGGGGAAGCCGGTCACCGAGATGGGCGGCCTGCACATCATAGGCTCGGAGCGGCACGAGAGCCGGCGCATCGACCGCCAGCTCCGCGGCCGCGCCGGCCGCCAGGGCGACCCGGGCGCGTCGCAGTTCTTCCTCTCCCTGGAAGACGACCTGATGCGTCTCTTCGGCTCCGACCGCATCGCGTCCATCATGGACCGCATGGGGGCCGAGGAAGGGGAGGTGATCACGCACCCGTGGATCACCAACTCCATCGGCGGCGCGCAGAAGCGCGTGGAGATGCAGAACTTCGAGGCGCGCAAGCGGCTGCTGGACTATGACGACGTCATGAACCAGCAGCGCGAGGTCATCTACGACCTGCGCACCTTTGCCCTGGAGGGCGGCGACGAGCTGCGCGCCGAGGTGTGGGACATGGTGGAGCACGCGCTCCCCGTGGTGCTGGACGAGTACGCCAGCGGCGACCCGGAGCAGTGGGAGCTGCACGCGCTCCGCCAGCGCTTCCTCCTCGACTTCGGGATGAGCCCCGACCGCCTTCCTGCCGAGGAGGGCGCTGGCCACGACTTCCGCGGCCGCGAGGAGCTGAACGAGTACGTGATGGACGCCGCCCGCGCCGCCTTCGAGGAGAAGCTGGAGCGCTTCGGCGAGGCCACGGACGCGGTGCTGCGCTTCGTGGTGCTCTCCACCATCGACGAGAAGTGGAAGGACCACCTGTACGATCTGGACCACCTCAAGGCGTCGATCGGCTTCCGCGGGTGGGGCCAGAAAGATCCGCTGGTGGAGTACAAGAAGGAAGCGTTCGACATGTTCGAGGACCTGATGAAGGACCTCTACGGCTCGGTGTCGCGCTTCACCTTCCGCGCCCAGCTCGCCCCGGCGATGGAGGAGCCCCCCATGGGCTTCTTCGGCTTCCCGCAGGGGACGGAGGAGGAGCTGATGGAGGATGCGGGGATGGCCCCGCCGCCCCCCGCGCCGGAGCCGGCCCCGGCGCCGCCTCCGCGCCGCGCGCCGCTGCTGGGGGTGAACCCGTACGCGCAGCTCGCCCCGGAGTCCTCGGAACTGCGCACCAACCGCGAGGAAGCGGGTGCCGTGCGCCCCACTCCGGCCACCAGCACCGTGGGGCGGAACGAGCCGTGTCCGTGCGGGAGCGGGAAGAAGTACAAGAACTGCCACGGGCGGAACGGGTGA
- the radC gene encoding DNA repair protein RadC yields the protein MTTYTIKEWPTADQPRERLRMLGPRALASRELLALLIETGRPAQEGRAAKTALDLAGDLLRWTAQGGSGHESLRRILTAPPSAICEVYGIGPAKAAKILAAMELGRRATEEVRGERDRIASPRDVYERMRLVMRDLPQEEFHVLLLNTQNQVLRDVVVTRGTLDASLVHPREVFRPALAESAASIILVHNHPSGEPTPSAEDRAVTVQLAEAGELLGIPVLDHVVVGEGRYVSFVESGILDGARASPMV from the coding sequence GTGACGACCTACACCATCAAGGAATGGCCCACCGCCGACCAGCCGCGCGAGCGCCTGCGCATGCTGGGGCCGCGGGCGCTCGCGTCCAGGGAGCTGCTGGCGCTGCTGATCGAGACCGGAAGGCCCGCGCAGGAGGGAAGGGCCGCCAAGACCGCGCTGGACCTGGCCGGCGACCTGCTCCGCTGGACCGCGCAGGGCGGGAGCGGCCACGAGTCGCTGCGGCGCATCCTCACGGCGCCGCCCAGCGCCATATGCGAGGTCTACGGGATCGGGCCGGCGAAGGCGGCCAAGATCCTGGCCGCCATGGAGCTGGGCCGTCGCGCCACCGAGGAGGTACGGGGCGAGCGCGACCGGATCGCGTCCCCGCGCGACGTGTACGAGAGGATGCGGCTGGTGATGCGCGACCTGCCGCAGGAGGAGTTCCACGTCCTCCTCCTCAACACGCAGAACCAGGTGCTCCGCGACGTGGTGGTGACGCGCGGCACACTCGACGCGTCGCTGGTGCACCCGCGCGAGGTCTTCCGACCCGCGCTGGCGGAATCGGCTGCGTCGATCATCCTGGTGCACAACCATCCCAGCGGCGAGCCCACCCCCTCCGCCGAGGACCGGGCGGTGACCGTGCAGCTCGCCGAAGCGGGGGAGCTGCTGGGGATTCCCGTGCTCGACCACGTGGTCGTGGGGGAGGGGCGCTACGTCTCGTTCGTGGAGAGCGGGATACTGGATGGCGCGAGGGCTTCCCCCATGGTGTAG
- a CDS encoding bifunctional (p)ppGpp synthetase/guanosine-3',5'-bis(diphosphate) 3'-pyrophosphohydrolase translates to MAASLLPAREDAVEHARAILPPELFASLEPSLDRLDLDRITRAYEFSGVAHAGQKRHSGEDYIVHCVEVARILADLHLDSVTIASGLIHDVVEDTSATLQDVNDAFGAEVATVVDGLTKISKVQFRTSTEQQVENFRKLLLSMAQDARVILVKLADRLHNMRTLEHLREEKRRRIAQETREIYAPLAHRLGVAHIKWELEDLCFKFLEPEPYKELATKVAEKRREREELIEQMREPLEGDLRAAGIECEVTGRPKHLWSIRRKMALREKSYEEIYDLMAVRVIVDTVTDCYHALGVIHNRWTPLTERFHDYIATPKSNMYRSLHTTIFGPGGRLYEIQIRTREMHRTAEYGIAAHWKYKEGPRGGDDVDSTLSWFRQVLEWQQETREPEEFMEFLRIDLFQDEIFVFTPMGDVKQLPKGATPIDFAFAVHTQVGLRCNGAKINGKIVPLSRELKNGDTVEVLTDQKQRPSRDWLAFVKTARARNKIRQWIKEEEFGSSVRLGREFIEREIRKSRREKVGDDRFAEVAKKLEFADSDHLFAALGRGDLGPSTVIRELWPETVEAAPVRPPTAFERLVSRVRGAEPERGQGVKIQGIDNLMVRYSQCCQPVPGDKVTGYVTRGRGISVHRIDCPNILQLRDHPERRTEIEWETVAGDRFFVRLVMEGTDRRGLFADIASTISSTNTNIKSADITADEHGMHGQFVVEVENLTHLTRVINAVRKVKGVIKVERREQMELAGDNDSAEA, encoded by the coding sequence GTGGCCGCCTCCCTCCTCCCCGCCCGCGAGGACGCGGTCGAGCACGCGCGCGCCATCCTGCCGCCGGAGCTGTTCGCGTCGCTGGAGCCGTCGCTGGACCGGCTGGACCTGGACCGGATCACGCGCGCCTACGAGTTCTCGGGCGTCGCGCACGCCGGGCAGAAGCGCCATTCCGGCGAGGACTACATCGTCCACTGCGTGGAGGTGGCCCGCATCCTGGCCGACCTTCACCTGGACTCGGTGACCATCGCCAGCGGGCTGATCCACGACGTGGTGGAAGACACCTCCGCCACACTGCAGGACGTGAACGACGCCTTCGGGGCCGAGGTGGCCACGGTGGTGGACGGGCTCACCAAGATCAGCAAGGTGCAGTTCCGCACCAGCACCGAGCAGCAGGTGGAGAACTTCCGCAAGCTGCTGCTGAGCATGGCGCAGGACGCCCGCGTCATCCTGGTGAAGCTGGCCGACCGCCTCCACAACATGCGCACGCTGGAGCACCTGCGAGAGGAGAAGCGCCGCCGCATCGCGCAGGAGACGCGCGAGATCTACGCGCCGCTCGCGCACCGGCTGGGGGTGGCGCACATCAAGTGGGAGCTGGAAGACCTCTGCTTCAAGTTCCTGGAGCCCGAGCCGTACAAGGAGCTCGCCACCAAGGTGGCCGAGAAGCGGCGCGAGCGCGAAGAGCTGATCGAGCAGATGAGGGAGCCGCTGGAGGGCGACCTGCGCGCCGCGGGGATCGAGTGCGAGGTCACCGGTCGGCCCAAGCACCTCTGGTCGATCCGGCGCAAGATGGCGCTGCGCGAGAAGAGCTACGAGGAGATCTACGACCTGATGGCGGTGCGCGTCATCGTGGACACGGTGACGGACTGCTACCACGCGCTGGGGGTGATCCACAACCGCTGGACGCCGCTCACCGAGCGGTTCCACGACTACATCGCCACGCCCAAGTCCAACATGTACCGCTCGCTCCACACCACCATCTTCGGTCCGGGTGGGCGGCTGTACGAGATCCAGATCCGCACGCGCGAGATGCACCGCACGGCGGAGTACGGGATCGCGGCGCACTGGAAGTACAAGGAGGGTCCGCGCGGCGGCGACGACGTGGACTCGACGCTCTCCTGGTTCCGGCAGGTGCTGGAGTGGCAGCAGGAGACGCGCGAGCCGGAGGAGTTCATGGAGTTCCTCCGCATCGACCTGTTCCAGGACGAGATCTTCGTCTTCACCCCCATGGGCGACGTGAAGCAGCTCCCCAAGGGGGCCACGCCCATCGACTTCGCCTTCGCGGTGCACACGCAGGTGGGCCTGCGCTGCAACGGGGCCAAGATCAACGGCAAGATCGTTCCGCTCTCGCGCGAGTTGAAGAACGGCGACACGGTGGAGGTGCTTACCGACCAGAAGCAGCGCCCCTCGCGCGACTGGCTGGCGTTCGTGAAGACGGCGCGCGCGCGCAACAAGATCCGGCAGTGGATCAAGGAAGAGGAGTTCGGCTCCTCGGTGCGGCTGGGCCGCGAGTTCATTGAGCGCGAGATCCGCAAGTCGCGCCGCGAGAAGGTGGGCGACGACCGCTTCGCCGAGGTGGCGAAGAAGCTGGAGTTCGCCGACTCGGACCACCTCTTCGCCGCCCTGGGCCGCGGCGACCTGGGCCCGAGCACCGTCATCCGCGAGCTGTGGCCGGAGACGGTGGAGGCCGCGCCCGTGCGCCCGCCCACCGCCTTCGAGCGCCTCGTGTCGCGCGTGCGCGGCGCGGAGCCGGAGCGCGGGCAGGGGGTCAAGATCCAGGGGATCGACAACCTGATGGTGCGCTACTCCCAGTGCTGCCAGCCGGTGCCGGGCGACAAGGTGACGGGCTACGTCACGCGCGGCCGCGGCATCTCGGTGCACCGCATCGACTGCCCCAACATCCTGCAGCTCCGCGACCACCCGGAGCGCCGCACCGAGATCGAGTGGGAGACGGTGGCCGGCGACCGTTTCTTCGTGCGGCTGGTGATGGAGGGCACGGACCGGCGCGGCCTCTTCGCGGACATCGCGAGCACCATCTCGTCCACCAACACCAACATCAAGAGCGCCGACATCACCGCCGACGAGCACGGGATGCATGGCCAGTTCGTGGTGGAAGTCGAGAACCTCACGCACCTCACCCGCGTCATCAACGCCGTGCGCAAGGTGAAGGGCGTCATCAAGGTGGAGCGCCGCGAGCAGATGGAGCTGGCGGGCGACAACGACTCAGCGGAGGCGTAG